In one Blastocatellia bacterium genomic region, the following are encoded:
- a CDS encoding branched-chain amino acid transaminase, with amino-acid sequence MTQKTTEKIWHNGRFIDWDQATIHVMSHVVHYASAMFEGIRCYETARGPAIFRLREHITRLLHSCLIYRSTPPYTLEELCQACVDVVRVNKVRACYLRPIVFRGYGTFGVNPLPNPIETYIICWEWGKYLGPEALEQGVDVCVSTWTRISSNTMPPMAKVSANYMNSQLIKMEAIINGYAEGIALDARGNISEGSGENLFMVMNGTVYTPPIAASILPGITRDTVVDICRMLGIEVVKQEIPREMLYIADEVFFTGTAAEITPIRSIDKIIIGKGQRGPITKRLQEEFFAITSGQKEAPGDWLTFVE; translated from the coding sequence ATGACGCAAAAAACAACAGAGAAAATCTGGCACAATGGGCGGTTCATTGATTGGGATCAAGCGACGATTCACGTGATGTCGCACGTCGTGCATTATGCATCAGCGATGTTCGAGGGCATCCGCTGCTACGAAACGGCTAGGGGCCCGGCCATTTTCCGCCTGCGCGAGCACATCACGCGACTTTTGCACTCATGTCTCATCTATCGCAGCACGCCGCCCTACACCCTCGAAGAGTTGTGCCAGGCCTGTGTGGATGTGGTTCGTGTCAACAAGGTCCGCGCCTGCTACCTTCGCCCCATTGTCTTTCGCGGCTATGGCACGTTCGGTGTCAATCCTTTGCCAAACCCCATTGAGACTTACATCATCTGCTGGGAATGGGGCAAGTACCTCGGACCCGAAGCGCTGGAACAAGGCGTAGATGTTTGCGTCTCCACGTGGACGCGCATCTCTTCCAACACAATGCCGCCAATGGCGAAAGTCTCTGCCAATTACATGAATTCGCAGTTGATCAAGATGGAAGCGATCATCAACGGTTACGCCGAAGGGATCGCGCTGGATGCGCGCGGCAATATCAGTGAAGGCAGCGGAGAAAACCTCTTCATGGTGATGAACGGCACTGTTTACACGCCGCCCATTGCTGCTTCCATTTTGCCCGGCATTACCCGCGATACCGTCGTAGACATTTGCCGAATGCTTGGCATTGAAGTCGTCAAACAAGAAATTCCCCGCGAAATGCTTTACATCGCCGACGAAGTCTTTTTCACCGGCACGGCGGCGGAAATCACCCCCATTCGCAGTATTGACAAAATTATCATTGGCAAAGGTCAACGCGGCCCCATCACCAAACGCTTGCAGGAAGAATTCTTCGCCATCACGTCAGGCCAAAAAGAAGCCCCTGGCGACTGGCTGACGTTTGTCGAATGA